A DNA window from Malus domestica chromosome 12, GDT2T_hap1 contains the following coding sequences:
- the LOC103423286 gene encoding stomatal closure-related actin-binding protein 3-like — protein MTKISPAFEEEIPIEGVLSVSADVSFISDGFPKYKLGPDNQILEEPKENSDGPTVKEVVEQETTHLSEQHKRLSVRDLASKFDKNLVAAAKLSEEAKLREVASLEGHVLLKKLRDALEHLRGRLAGRNKEDVEKAISMVEALAVKLTQKEGELIQEKFEVKKLASFLKQASEDAKKLVNQEKSFACAEIESARAVVQRIGEALEEQDITFEASKKQDVEELVEVVQEARRIKLMHQPSKVMDMEHELRALRTQIREKCIVSVKLQKELAMNKRAEENKSSLYLIDGSETLGAYLRIQPVSENAPQLSNCAIQWYRVSSDGSRNEAISGANKSIYAPEPFDVGRILQADIISNDQRVIVMTAGPIDPAAGIGSYVDTLLRKSNTEFNVVISKMNGQDHTSHSVHAFHVGKMRMKLSRGWITKSRENYSSSMQLCGVRGDIANAAKALFWQARKGLSFVLTFETERERNAAIILARKYALDCNIMLAGPDDRV, from the exons ATGACAAAGATAAGTCCTGCATTTGAAGAGGAGATCCCAATTGAGGGAGTTCTGTCAGTTTCAGCTGATGTGAGCTTCATCTCTGATGGTTTTCCTAAGTATAAATTAGGACCTGATAATCAGATACTGGAAGAGCCCAAGGAGAATAGTGACGGTCCGACTGTGAAAGAGGTAGTTGAACAGGAAACTACCCATTTGTCAGAACAGCATAAACGTCTTTCAGTTCGTGACCTTGCCAGTAAATTTGACAAGAACTTGGTTGCTGCTGCTAAATTATCTGAAGAG GCAAAGCTTAGAGAAGTGGCTTCTTTGGAGGGACATGTTCTTTTGAAGAAGCTTAGAGATGCATTGGAACATTTGAGAGGGCGCTTGGCAGGGCGAAATAAGGAGGATGTGGAGAAAGCTATTTCTATG GTGGAAGCTTTAGCTGTTAAGTTGACTCAAAAGGAAGGAGAACTGATTCAGGAGAAGTTTGAAGTGAAAAAGCTGGCTAGTTTTCTCAAACAG GCATCTGAAGATGCTAAAAAGTTGGTTAACCAAGAGAAATCTTTTGCTTGTGCTGAAATTGAAAGTGCGAGGGCAGTAGTACAGAGAATTGGAGAGGCTCTTGAAGAGCAAGACATAACTTTTGAAGCTTCTAAAAAACAG GATGTGGAGGAACTAGTTGAGGTGGTTCAGGAAGCTAGGAGAATTAAGTTAATGCATCAGccaagcaag GTAATGGACATGGAGCATGAGCTTCGTGCACTACGAACTCAGATACGAGAGAAATGCATAGTTTCAGTGAAGCTTCAGAAAGAG CTGGCAATGAACAAGAGAGCGGAGGAAAACAAATCTAGTTTATATCTTATAGATGGTTCAGAAACTCTAGGTGCATATCTGCGAATCCAACCTGTCTCAGAAAATGCTCCACAACTTTCAAACTGTGCAATTCAATGGTACCGCGTTTCATCAGATGGTAGCAGGAATGAAGCTATTTCAG GTGCCAACAAGTCTATTTATGCTCCAGAACCCTTTGATGTTGGACGAATCCTACAAGCAGACATAATTTCCAATGACCAAAGAGTCATAGTGATGACTGCTGGTCCTATTGATCCTG CTGCAGGAATCGGAAGCTATGTAGACACACTTTTGCGAAAATCTAACACTGAATTTAAT GTAGTTATTTCAAAAATGAATGGACAAGACCATACATCGCATTCTGTTCATGCATTCCATGTTGGGAAGATGAGGATGAAGCTCAGTAGAGGATGGATTACCAAGTCGAGAGAAAACTATTCCTCTTCAATGCAG CTATGTGGCGTTAGAGGTGATATTGCAAATGCGGCGAAGGCATTGTTCTGGCAAGCAAGGAAGGGCCTCTCATTTGTACTGACATTTGAAACAGAGAGGGAAAGAAATGCAGCCATTATACTTGCCAGGAAATATGCTCTTGATTGCAAT ATCATGCTTGCCGGACCAGATGACAGAGTGTAG